The following coding sequences lie in one Myxococcus xanthus genomic window:
- a CDS encoding TetR/AcrR family transcriptional regulator codes for MSASRALFVEKGYAQTSTPEVVAAAAVTRGALYHHFEDKQALLRAVLEREFAELRRAIDQATPPALDAREALIEGSLAYLDAMAVPGRTRLLLVDGPAVFGHAEMMALDEASAAGSLREGLAALLGDGPLVPALASLLSAAFDRAALAISTGGDANAYRAAMLALIERVTAGVGR; via the coding sequence GTGAGCGCGAGCCGGGCGCTGTTCGTGGAGAAGGGGTACGCGCAGACGTCGACGCCGGAGGTGGTGGCCGCCGCCGCCGTGACGCGCGGGGCGCTCTACCACCACTTCGAGGACAAGCAGGCGCTGCTGCGGGCGGTGCTCGAACGGGAATTCGCCGAGCTGCGCCGTGCCATCGACCAGGCGACGCCGCCGGCCCTGGACGCGCGTGAGGCGCTCATCGAGGGAAGCCTGGCCTACCTCGACGCGATGGCCGTCCCGGGCCGCACGCGCCTGCTCCTCGTGGATGGGCCGGCGGTGTTCGGCCATGCGGAGATGATGGCACTCGACGAGGCCTCCGCCGCGGGCTCGCTGCGAGAAGGGCTCGCCGCCTTGCTGGGGGACGGGCCGCTGGTGCCCGCGCTCGCCAGCCTGTTGTCCGCCGCCTTCGACCGCGCGGCCCTGGCCATCAGCACCGGCGGCGATGCGAACGCCTACCGCGCGGCGATGCTCGCGCTCATCGAGCGCGTTACCGCTGGCGTCGGTCGTTGA
- a CDS encoding VOC family protein: MKITSYYPVIMTNDVAGTAAFYTAHFGFSPRFTSDWYVHLQSDDAEHVALAILDGRHETVPAVARGTVAGTILNFEVEDPDAVYRDVQAAGLPIHLPLRDEAFGQRHFITADPNGVLIDVIKPIPPSEDFAKQYEASALPVG; this comes from the coding sequence ATGAAAATCACCAGTTACTACCCGGTCATCATGACGAACGACGTCGCGGGTACGGCGGCGTTCTACACGGCGCACTTCGGCTTCAGCCCGCGCTTCACCAGCGACTGGTACGTCCACCTCCAATCGGACGATGCCGAGCATGTCGCGCTGGCCATCCTCGACGGCCGGCACGAAACGGTGCCGGCGGTGGCCCGGGGCACGGTGGCGGGGACCATCCTGAACTTCGAAGTGGAAGACCCGGACGCCGTCTACCGGGACGTGCAGGCCGCCGGCCTGCCCATCCACCTCCCGCTGAGGGACGAGGCGTTTGGCCAGCGGCACTTCATCACCGCGGACCCCAACGGGGTGCTCATCGACGTCATCAAGCCCATTCCGCCGAGCGAGGACTTCGCGAAGCAGTACGAGGCCAGCGCGCTTCCCGTCGGGTGA
- a CDS encoding TadE/TadG family type IV pilus assembly protein produces MLTRSLRQSFRRQEGQALVLMALMVLIMSLAVLATVNIGHTVHERIRLQNTADAAAYSMAAMEARAFNFYAYANRTQVSHYVSAMMWQSLLSLVYSIEAFLTDLYGLMKTLNPCAGSPSGYWMLICPVLQLVPIVGPLLRVVSRIMTLYRDTFLRLVQTTIRTLNPDAIIGQLVIPAHRALNGVMFFASQAVMVSASTHVVQSSQSVVEANDSNVNSMMSQLATGAYSQCLFGQAHNTHAGGGPLSLKNPFGALDVTKRAANDPVARAKRAMGGITNATRYPCDTASSGGVLECPEGFVGNRGLGGLLPIPNMLGFLKDFLNEGIDVDGVMQFGKMGQTRMLSSSYPNAGKLREGRGPGNDGRNFIRDWNDNLQPWGMMAQGDNIGSDDPYWINIGPAELGRGPLKIDNPLACTKDDDYWKCFGDNRRRKNDNNRAQLPYRHMMKTSIWALNDVDSGSRRGGLHWRVNYSDYGRSWGGHVRPAGREGRFGIHETEICVVRGLVCLLETNVYAANVRPVQDGNHRWAGLVPFMHFEPGQFGSVCNPMANANMREAATRQVDFNQPSTWVAMNKSPDEVINRQNADGAGSNAPALLNNQGKVTFAFSPESEGLEMMNNRKKFLGMVEGLNVISRGQSYYHRPGNWAEQPNFFNPYWRPRLASVYQGRNSLPALGGMLDALPGPLRGIAPKIVTH; encoded by the coding sequence ATGCTGACCCGGAGCCTTCGCCAGAGTTTCCGCCGCCAGGAGGGCCAGGCGCTGGTGCTCATGGCGCTGATGGTGCTGATCATGTCCCTGGCCGTGCTGGCCACCGTCAACATCGGCCACACGGTGCATGAGCGCATTCGCCTCCAGAACACAGCGGATGCGGCGGCGTACTCCATGGCGGCCATGGAGGCCCGGGCCTTCAATTTCTACGCATACGCCAATCGTACACAGGTGTCGCACTACGTGTCGGCGATGATGTGGCAGTCGTTGCTGTCGCTCGTCTACTCCATCGAGGCGTTCCTGACGGACCTCTATGGGCTCATGAAGACGCTGAATCCCTGCGCGGGGTCACCTTCCGGCTACTGGATGCTCATCTGTCCGGTCTTGCAACTCGTCCCCATCGTCGGGCCCCTCCTGCGGGTGGTCAGCCGCATCATGACGCTCTACCGGGATACCTTCTTGCGGCTGGTCCAGACGACCATCCGGACCCTCAATCCGGATGCCATCATCGGACAGCTCGTCATCCCCGCGCATCGGGCCTTGAATGGCGTGATGTTCTTCGCATCCCAAGCGGTGATGGTCTCGGCATCCACTCACGTGGTGCAGTCCAGTCAGTCCGTCGTCGAGGCGAATGACAGCAACGTCAATTCCATGATGAGCCAGCTGGCCACGGGAGCCTACAGCCAATGCCTGTTCGGCCAGGCGCACAACACCCACGCGGGCGGAGGGCCGCTGTCATTGAAGAACCCCTTCGGCGCCCTGGACGTGACCAAGCGAGCCGCGAATGACCCTGTCGCGCGCGCCAAGCGCGCCATGGGAGGCATCACCAATGCCACTCGGTATCCCTGCGATACCGCTTCGTCCGGAGGCGTCCTGGAGTGCCCGGAAGGCTTCGTCGGCAATCGCGGTCTGGGCGGGCTCCTGCCGATACCGAACATGCTCGGCTTCCTGAAGGACTTCCTCAACGAGGGGATCGACGTCGATGGGGTCATGCAGTTCGGAAAGATGGGCCAGACCCGCATGCTCTCCTCGAGCTATCCCAACGCGGGGAAGCTCCGGGAGGGCCGAGGGCCTGGCAACGATGGGCGGAACTTCATCCGGGACTGGAACGACAACCTGCAGCCGTGGGGCATGATGGCGCAAGGCGACAACATCGGCTCGGATGACCCGTACTGGATCAACATCGGTCCCGCCGAGTTGGGGCGCGGCCCCCTCAAGATTGACAATCCCCTGGCCTGCACCAAGGACGACGACTACTGGAAGTGCTTTGGCGACAACCGCCGGCGCAAGAACGACAACAACCGAGCCCAGCTGCCCTACAGGCACATGATGAAGACGAGCATCTGGGCGCTCAACGACGTGGACAGCGGAAGCCGGCGAGGAGGGCTCCATTGGCGGGTCAACTACTCGGACTATGGCCGGTCCTGGGGAGGCCATGTGCGGCCCGCCGGGCGCGAGGGCCGATTCGGCATCCATGAGACGGAGATTTGCGTGGTGCGGGGCCTGGTGTGCTTGCTGGAGACAAATGTCTACGCGGCGAACGTCCGGCCCGTGCAGGATGGCAATCACCGTTGGGCGGGGCTCGTGCCCTTCATGCACTTCGAGCCCGGCCAGTTCGGGTCGGTGTGCAACCCGATGGCCAACGCCAACATGCGGGAAGCGGCGACGCGTCAGGTCGACTTCAACCAGCCCTCCACCTGGGTGGCGATGAACAAGTCGCCTGACGAGGTCATCAACCGTCAGAACGCGGATGGTGCCGGCAGCAACGCGCCTGCCCTGCTCAACAACCAGGGCAAGGTGACCTTCGCCTTCTCTCCGGAGAGCGAGGGCCTGGAGATGATGAACAACCGCAAGAAGTTCCTCGGCATGGTCGAGGGACTCAACGTCATCTCCCGCGGGCAGTCCTACTACCACCGGCCGGGCAACTGGGCGGAGCAGCCCAACTTCTTCAACCCCTACTGGCGCCCCCGTCTGGCCTCCGTGTACCAGGGGCGCAACTCCCTGCCCGCGCTGGGCGGCATGTTGGACGCGCTGCCAGGGCCGCTGCGTGGGATTGCACCCAAGATCGTCACGCACTGA
- a CDS encoding DUF6585 family protein: MRVLFDTALEASLKRSHTREFPTHVLYWLAAGFALIYVVAAAFLSFGKIYLLPQDFIKGLFRYQAAPIILLAGIPCGLYFIFWRASDLFAWLAAPPKLVVDEEYLRAGDTRIAWRNVSAIITVQNHDRLVLRHRGGTYRLRLNLWSDADELYAHVTDHVVDALIEGVHRQVNAGKAVQFGPLTLSGAGLTHKKRLMRWDDIESIRFQDEFEEGVSTRELVIAAQGKPLKIDEARIVNAPVLLAYLSQRLAN, encoded by the coding sequence ATGCGTGTACTTTTCGATACGGCTCTGGAGGCTTCACTGAAGCGCTCGCACACCCGGGAATTCCCCACGCACGTCCTGTACTGGCTCGCCGCTGGCTTCGCCCTGATTTACGTGGTGGCCGCGGCATTTCTCTCGTTCGGCAAGATTTACCTGCTCCCGCAGGACTTCATCAAAGGGCTCTTCCGCTACCAAGCCGCGCCCATCATCCTGCTGGCGGGCATCCCCTGCGGCCTCTACTTCATCTTCTGGCGGGCCAGCGACTTGTTCGCATGGCTGGCCGCGCCGCCCAAGCTGGTGGTGGATGAGGAGTACCTGCGCGCGGGCGACACGCGCATCGCGTGGCGGAACGTGAGCGCCATCATCACGGTGCAGAACCACGACCGGCTCGTCCTGCGCCACCGCGGGGGCACCTACCGGCTGAGGCTGAACCTGTGGAGCGACGCGGACGAGCTGTACGCCCACGTAACGGACCATGTCGTCGATGCGCTGATCGAAGGCGTGCACCGGCAGGTCAACGCCGGCAAGGCGGTGCAGTTCGGGCCCCTCACGCTCAGTGGCGCCGGGCTGACACACAAGAAGCGGCTGATGCGCTGGGACGACATCGAGAGCATCCGCTTCCAGGACGAGTTCGAGGAGGGTGTCTCCACCCGCGAACTGGTCATCGCCGCCCAGGGCAAGCCGCTCAAGATTGACGAGGCCCGCATCGTCAACGCGCCCGTCCTCCTGGCCTACCTGTCGCAACGGCTGGCCAACTGA
- a CDS encoding TetR/AcrR family transcriptional regulator: MTGTRSEERDALRRAAILDAALECFLRFGYAKTSLDDIAKRANLSRPLLYLKFKNKEDIFSAVFESLFEARYPRVEQVLARPGAARDKLLQVYEIILLEPWELMVGAPMASEFYAACERLLPEVEARHRRRWLKYTQAVLESRPLAEVFMLAVDGLQSDLPTTRVLRQRLELLIERFTD; this comes from the coding sequence ATGACGGGCACCAGGAGCGAGGAGCGTGATGCGTTGCGCCGGGCGGCGATTCTCGACGCCGCCCTGGAGTGCTTCCTACGCTTCGGCTACGCGAAGACGTCCCTGGACGACATCGCGAAGCGGGCGAACCTGTCTCGGCCGCTCCTGTATCTGAAGTTCAAGAACAAGGAGGACATCTTCTCGGCCGTCTTCGAATCCCTGTTCGAGGCGCGCTACCCCCGCGTGGAGCAGGTGCTGGCGCGTCCGGGCGCCGCGCGCGACAAGCTGCTCCAGGTGTACGAAATCATCCTCCTGGAGCCGTGGGAGTTGATGGTCGGGGCGCCCATGGCGTCCGAGTTCTACGCCGCCTGCGAGCGGCTGTTGCCGGAGGTCGAGGCGAGACACCGTCGGCGCTGGCTCAAGTACACGCAGGCCGTCCTGGAGTCGCGGCCGCTCGCCGAGGTGTTCATGCTGGCCGTCGACGGGCTCCAGTCCGACCTGCCCACGACGCGGGTGCTGCGTCAGCGTCTGGAGTTGCTCATCGAGCGCTTCACGGACTGA
- a CDS encoding MBL fold metallo-hydrolase, producing MTWRRRLAYAAMGMAALLALLLTVVAIEAWPALGQAADGARRARMARSPQWQGGHFDNPQPLRTDTWGSIASMFSASPDVSPAQGALPSVALDGSAFGAPPATGLRVTWFGHSTSLVELDGQRILIDPVWSERASPLSWIGPRRWYAPPLALTELPAVDAVAISHDHYDHLDHRTLLAMKDWDTSFIVPLGVGAHLVGWGIPESRIIELDWWERARVGAMEVVCTPARHASGRTGIDKDATLWSGFAFLGPTHRVYYSGDTGLFPAMKDIGERLGPFDLTMIEVGQYHSAWPDWHIGPEQAVTAHQWVRGRVLLPVHWGLFTLALHGWTEPIERVLAAGEAAGVSVIVPKPGERVEPGAPSSPERWWPSLPWNTAVQDPIVSTQLD from the coding sequence ATGACGTGGCGCAGAAGGCTGGCGTATGCGGCAATGGGGATGGCGGCGCTGCTGGCCCTGCTGCTGACGGTGGTCGCCATCGAGGCCTGGCCGGCACTGGGCCAGGCCGCGGACGGCGCGCGGAGGGCACGCATGGCGCGCTCGCCCCAGTGGCAGGGCGGCCACTTCGACAACCCGCAGCCCCTGCGCACTGATACCTGGGGCTCCATCGCGAGCATGTTCAGCGCCAGTCCCGACGTGAGCCCCGCCCAGGGGGCGCTGCCCTCGGTGGCGCTGGACGGAAGCGCTTTCGGCGCGCCGCCCGCCACCGGCCTGCGCGTCACGTGGTTCGGACACTCGACGTCGCTCGTGGAGTTGGACGGGCAGCGGATTCTCATCGACCCGGTGTGGAGCGAACGCGCGTCCCCTTTGAGCTGGATAGGACCGCGCCGCTGGTACGCCCCGCCCCTGGCGCTGACAGAACTGCCCGCTGTCGACGCGGTCGCCATCTCCCATGACCACTACGACCACCTGGACCATCGAACGCTGCTGGCGATGAAGGACTGGGACACGTCCTTCATCGTGCCGCTCGGCGTCGGTGCACACCTGGTGGGCTGGGGCATCCCCGAGTCGCGCATCATCGAGCTCGACTGGTGGGAGCGTGCACGCGTGGGAGCGATGGAGGTCGTCTGCACCCCCGCCCGCCATGCCTCGGGCCGGACGGGCATCGACAAGGACGCGACGCTGTGGTCGGGCTTCGCGTTCCTGGGCCCCACGCACCGCGTGTACTACTCGGGCGACACGGGCCTGTTCCCCGCCATGAAGGACATTGGCGAGCGGCTGGGGCCCTTCGACCTGACGATGATTGAGGTGGGCCAGTACCACAGCGCGTGGCCTGACTGGCACATCGGCCCCGAGCAGGCCGTCACCGCGCACCAGTGGGTCCGGGGGCGCGTGCTGCTGCCGGTGCACTGGGGCTTGTTCACCCTCGCGCTCCACGGGTGGACGGAGCCCATCGAGCGCGTGCTCGCGGCGGGCGAGGCCGCGGGCGTGAGCGTCATCGTCCCGAAGCCGGGTGAGCGCGTCGAACCCGGTGCGCCGTCCTCCCCCGAGCGCTGGTGGCCCTCGCTGCCGTGGAACACGGCGGTGCAGGACCCCATCGTCTCCACCCAGTTGGACTGA
- a CDS encoding NAD(P)H-binding protein, whose product MRVILFGATGMVGQGVLRECLFAPDVERVLTVGRGATGQRHEKLTELVHTDLQDFSAVAEQLTGYDVCIFSLGVSSAGMTEQAYRRVTFDLTLAAAQALGQYNPGMRFLYVSGAGTDSSERGRTMWARVKGETENTLLRQSTLSAYMFRPGYIQPMHGIRSKTRLYQALYTVMAPLYPVWKALFPTFVTTTEQLGHAMLAVARQGASKRVLENRDINDLAVAAS is encoded by the coding sequence ATGCGAGTCATCCTCTTTGGCGCCACGGGCATGGTCGGCCAGGGCGTCCTGCGCGAATGCCTGTTCGCTCCGGACGTGGAGCGCGTCCTCACCGTGGGCCGCGGTGCCACGGGGCAACGCCACGAGAAGCTCACCGAACTGGTCCACACGGACCTCCAGGACTTCTCCGCCGTGGCGGAGCAACTCACGGGCTACGACGTGTGCATCTTCAGCCTGGGCGTGTCGTCGGCGGGCATGACGGAGCAGGCGTACCGGCGCGTCACGTTCGACCTCACGCTGGCTGCGGCCCAGGCGCTGGGCCAGTACAACCCTGGCATGCGCTTCCTCTACGTCTCGGGCGCGGGAACCGACAGCTCGGAACGCGGGCGCACCATGTGGGCGCGCGTGAAGGGAGAGACTGAGAACACGCTGCTCCGGCAGTCCACCCTGTCCGCGTACATGTTCCGGCCCGGCTATATCCAGCCAATGCACGGCATCCGGTCGAAGACGCGGCTGTACCAGGCGCTCTATACGGTGATGGCGCCGCTCTATCCCGTCTGGAAGGCACTGTTCCCCACCTTCGTGACGACGACGGAGCAGCTGGGCCACGCGATGCTCGCCGTCGCCAGGCAGGGCGCTTCGAAGCGCGTGCTCGAAAATCGGGACATCAACGACCTCGCGGTGGCAGCGAGCTGA
- a CDS encoding gliding motility protein → MDAALRGVLSRTQSDEELRAALEELARRSAFRSFTWLWGPALHARDRVRFRPLMLSCFSPSSITADGQWQNPWLGENASALEVWLFDADRTDDVEMFRRLLAWKLAGLRLPRQTEFWQTEVVRRVQKAPTRAARHTELAKMDIGWGRLDEPTALALDALDAEAARPFILEHLPLRWPRERQPMWNTLRERAQARGDAALASALYRRCVDEPTWCRDALALARTVQPPAELVAALKAHHPETPMPGAAQLFVELAEARGRDVVPYLLGHLRAVAPRWGALGRKDAKGFPELLALARARDWDDVWGALLRTSAMAETYDAEVLRLVRDDASLPARTRRRLLQLAGAGGEWNLPGLGLARVQRLTDATATALYARFPELVRGPFRMHVASSWRAAYPKLVMRALEANDEDLLDFLASRAAMHVPTTGSAKEWEKVLDAMAAHYEALPKEGGVFARRAANALGTLPAYSIWTFDTLLEKNRLARLFFLRSDDFYLAEPRAVRDLLEAPQIHVQALAFRLLGRDSAKAREVAAQNVDLLQATLLRPLHRRTRHAAFDALANAAAHSVEAARVLVPRVRDAFALPDSRYPKESLMALLARMLTRWPELRGSAEVPHVFGLPAKGDGA, encoded by the coding sequence ATGGACGCCGCCCTGCGTGGCGTCCTGTCCCGGACACAGTCCGACGAAGAACTCCGTGCCGCCCTCGAGGAACTGGCGCGCCGCTCCGCCTTCCGGTCCTTCACCTGGCTGTGGGGGCCCGCCCTCCACGCCAGGGACCGCGTCCGCTTCCGCCCCCTCATGCTGTCCTGCTTCTCGCCCAGCAGCATCACCGCCGACGGGCAGTGGCAGAACCCCTGGCTCGGGGAGAATGCCTCCGCGCTGGAGGTCTGGCTCTTCGACGCGGACCGCACCGACGACGTGGAGATGTTCCGCCGCCTCCTGGCCTGGAAGCTCGCGGGTCTGCGCCTCCCCCGGCAGACGGAGTTCTGGCAGACAGAGGTGGTGCGGCGTGTCCAGAAAGCGCCCACGCGCGCGGCGCGGCACACCGAACTCGCCAAGATGGACATCGGCTGGGGCCGGCTGGACGAGCCCACCGCCCTGGCCCTGGACGCACTGGACGCGGAGGCCGCCCGGCCCTTCATCCTGGAGCACCTGCCGTTGAGATGGCCCCGCGAGCGCCAGCCCATGTGGAACACGCTGCGCGAGCGGGCCCAGGCGCGGGGTGACGCGGCCCTGGCCTCCGCGCTCTACCGGCGATGCGTGGATGAGCCCACATGGTGCCGTGATGCCCTGGCGCTCGCACGCACCGTCCAGCCCCCCGCCGAGCTGGTCGCCGCGCTGAAGGCACACCACCCGGAGACGCCCATGCCCGGCGCGGCGCAGCTCTTCGTGGAGCTGGCGGAGGCGCGCGGGCGGGACGTAGTGCCCTACCTCCTCGGCCATCTGCGGGCGGTGGCTCCTCGCTGGGGCGCGCTGGGACGAAAGGACGCGAAGGGCTTCCCGGAGCTGCTGGCGCTCGCGCGGGCGCGGGACTGGGACGATGTATGGGGCGCGCTCCTGCGCACCTCGGCCATGGCGGAGACGTATGACGCGGAGGTGCTGCGGCTGGTGCGGGACGACGCATCCCTCCCGGCCCGGACTCGACGCCGGCTGCTCCAACTGGCGGGCGCGGGCGGCGAATGGAATCTCCCCGGCCTGGGCCTGGCCCGGGTGCAGCGGCTGACGGACGCCACCGCCACCGCACTGTACGCGCGCTTCCCGGAGTTGGTACGTGGCCCCTTCCGCATGCACGTCGCTTCGAGCTGGCGCGCCGCGTACCCCAAGCTGGTGATGCGCGCGCTGGAAGCGAACGACGAGGACCTGCTGGACTTCCTCGCCAGTCGCGCCGCCATGCACGTCCCGACGACGGGGAGCGCGAAGGAGTGGGAGAAGGTGCTCGACGCGATGGCCGCGCACTACGAGGCCCTGCCGAAGGAGGGCGGCGTCTTCGCCCGCCGCGCCGCCAACGCGCTGGGCACCCTGCCCGCCTATTCCATCTGGACCTTCGACACGCTGCTGGAGAAGAACCGGCTGGCGCGGCTGTTCTTCCTCCGCTCGGATGACTTCTACCTGGCCGAGCCCCGCGCCGTGCGCGACCTGCTGGAGGCGCCGCAGATTCACGTCCAGGCGCTGGCCTTCCGGCTGCTCGGCCGCGACTCCGCGAAAGCCCGTGAGGTGGCCGCACAGAACGTGGACCTGCTCCAGGCCACCCTGCTGAGGCCCCTGCACCGGCGCACGCGTCACGCCGCCTTCGACGCGCTGGCCAACGCCGCCGCCCACAGCGTGGAGGCCGCCCGCGTGCTGGTGCCGCGCGTGCGTGACGCCTTCGCGCTGCCGGACTCGCGCTATCCCAAGGAGTCGCTGATGGCGCTGCTGGCCCGCATGCTGACGCGCTGGCCCGAGCTGCGAGGCTCCGCGGAAGTCCCCCACGTCTTCGGCCTGCCCGCGAAAGGAGACGGCGCGTGA
- a CDS encoding reverse transcriptase family protein — translation MSWFDNALSRLKGLFSRPVTRSTTGLDVPLDAHGRPQDVVRETVSTSGPLKPGHLRQIRRDARLLPKGIRRYTPGRKKWMEAAEARRLFSATLRTRNRNLRDLLPDEAQLARYGLPLWRTEEDVAAALGVSVGVLRHYSIHRPRERVRHYVTFAVPKRSGGVRLLHAPKRRLKALQRRLLALLVSKLPVSPQAHGFVPGRSIKTGAAPHVGRRVVLKLDLKDFFPSVTFARVRGLLIALGYGYPVAATLAVLMTESERQPVELEGTLFHVPVGPRVCVQGAPTSPALCNAVLLRLDRRLAGLARRYGYTYTRYADDLTFSGDDVTALERVRALAARYVQEEGFEVNREKTRVQRRGGAQRVTGVTVNTTLGLSREERRRLRAMLHQEGRSEDGEAHRAHLDGLLAYVKMLNPEQAERLARRRKPRGT, via the coding sequence ATGAGCTGGTTCGACAACGCCCTCTCCCGGCTCAAGGGGTTGTTCAGCCGTCCCGTGACGCGGAGCACCACCGGGCTGGACGTGCCGCTGGATGCCCACGGCCGCCCACAGGACGTGGTGAGGGAGACGGTCTCCACGTCGGGCCCTCTGAAGCCGGGGCACCTGAGACAGATTCGCCGGGATGCGCGGCTGCTTCCCAAGGGCATCCGCCGCTACACGCCTGGCCGGAAGAAGTGGATGGAGGCCGCCGAGGCCCGGCGGCTGTTCTCCGCCACGCTGCGCACGCGGAACCGGAACCTGAGGGACTTGCTGCCCGACGAGGCACAACTGGCGCGCTACGGCCTGCCGCTCTGGCGCACGGAGGAGGACGTGGCCGCGGCGCTGGGCGTCTCGGTGGGCGTGCTCCGGCACTACAGCATCCACCGACCGCGTGAGCGGGTGCGGCACTACGTGACCTTCGCGGTGCCCAAGCGCTCCGGAGGCGTCCGGCTGCTGCATGCGCCCAAGCGGCGCCTGAAGGCCCTGCAACGCCGGCTGCTGGCGCTCCTGGTGTCGAAGCTCCCCGTGAGTCCACAGGCCCATGGCTTCGTGCCGGGCCGCTCCATCAAGACGGGCGCCGCGCCGCACGTGGGCCGGCGGGTGGTCCTGAAGCTGGACCTGAAGGACTTCTTCCCCTCCGTCACCTTCGCGCGGGTGCGGGGGCTGCTCATCGCCCTGGGCTACGGCTATCCCGTGGCGGCCACGCTCGCGGTGCTGATGACGGAGTCCGAGCGCCAGCCCGTGGAGTTGGAGGGCACCCTCTTCCACGTTCCCGTGGGCCCGCGCGTCTGCGTGCAGGGCGCCCCCACGAGCCCTGCACTGTGCAACGCGGTGCTGCTGCGACTGGACCGGCGGCTGGCGGGCCTGGCGCGGCGGTACGGCTACACGTACACGCGCTACGCGGATGACCTCACCTTCTCCGGCGATGACGTCACGGCGCTGGAGCGAGTCCGCGCGCTGGCCGCGCGGTACGTGCAGGAGGAAGGCTTCGAGGTCAACCGCGAGAAGACCCGCGTGCAGCGCCGGGGCGGTGCCCAGCGCGTCACTGGCGTCACCGTGAATACGACGCTGGGCTTGTCACGCGAGGAGCGGCGGCGGCTCCGGGCGATGCTGCACCAGGAGGGGCGGTCGGAGGACGGCGAGGCACACCGCGCGCACCTCGACGGCCTCCTGGCCTACGTGAAGATGCTCAACCCGGAGCAGGCGGAGCGGCTCGCTCGCCGGCGCAAGCCGCGCGGGACGTGA
- a CDS encoding GFA family protein: protein MSKDSKLKHYTGGCLCGAVRFEAEMDLSEPVSRCNCSICTKVGGTQAYPKPSAFRVTAGAEHLGKFRKGSSPNFRSFCKHCGIHCFSAGFVEELGGEFRSVNIQCLDDVDPGELKVVYWDGRHDNWEAGTRDRPWPIRS, encoded by the coding sequence ATGTCGAAGGACAGCAAGCTGAAGCACTACACCGGGGGATGTCTTTGCGGAGCGGTGCGCTTCGAGGCCGAGATGGACCTGTCGGAGCCCGTGAGCCGCTGCAATTGCAGCATCTGCACCAAGGTGGGTGGCACGCAGGCCTACCCGAAGCCGAGCGCCTTCCGCGTCACCGCGGGCGCGGAGCACCTGGGTAAGTTCCGGAAGGGCTCGAGCCCGAACTTCCGCTCGTTCTGCAAGCACTGCGGCATCCATTGCTTCTCCGCCGGGTTCGTCGAGGAGCTCGGTGGAGAGTTCCGGTCCGTCAACATCCAGTGCCTGGACGACGTCGACCCCGGTGAGCTCAAGGTCGTGTACTGGGACGGCCGCCATGACAATTGGGAGGCCGGGACGCGCGACAGACCCTGGCCCATCCGGAGCTGA